A single genomic interval of Terriglobus albidus harbors:
- a CDS encoding IS481 family transposase, with protein sequence MAWRKVEVEAQRLRFVEAAMIGERSFSSLCVEYEISRPTGYLWLKRYREHGAAGMQEASRRPLLSPRQSPAELEEQIVSLRRQHPDWGARKLRVLLGRSGVKVPSSTVHRVLRRHGLIHRLDSHPQATGSFCREAPNQLWQMDFKSPKGWNAHLGPLSVLDDHSRYALVLEQLSSGEGLVVQQRLDKAFSDCGLPEAMLMDHGQPWWNAQSPGGWTQLSVWLMRLGIRLYFSGVRHPQTQGKVERFHGALERARRRCGPMDTPPGQSWLDRFREEYNHVRPHEALDMETPADHWHPSQREYTEPRNPAYAPDAEVRELNSNGALWLDGRSWQVAGALAHQPVRLARIDQRILIFYGDTPIRELDLTGQGSTIVEPCPANSLNL encoded by the coding sequence ATGGCATGGAGGAAGGTGGAAGTGGAAGCGCAGCGATTGCGGTTTGTGGAGGCGGCGATGATTGGAGAGCGATCGTTTTCGTCTCTGTGTGTGGAGTACGAGATTAGCCGTCCGACGGGTTATCTGTGGCTGAAGCGATACCGTGAGCATGGAGCGGCCGGCATGCAGGAAGCCAGCCGCAGGCCTCTGCTGAGTCCCCGTCAGAGCCCTGCCGAGTTGGAAGAGCAGATCGTGTCTTTACGGCGCCAGCATCCTGACTGGGGTGCACGTAAGCTTCGCGTTCTGCTCGGCCGATCTGGGGTGAAGGTGCCATCGTCGACCGTACATCGAGTGTTGCGTCGGCACGGTCTGATCCACCGGCTGGACAGCCATCCACAGGCCACTGGCAGCTTCTGTCGCGAGGCGCCTAATCAGCTCTGGCAGATGGATTTCAAAAGCCCTAAGGGATGGAACGCGCATCTTGGCCCCTTATCCGTGTTGGATGACCACAGCCGCTATGCCTTGGTGTTGGAGCAACTGTCCTCGGGTGAAGGTCTCGTCGTCCAACAGAGGCTGGATAAGGCGTTCTCTGACTGTGGGTTGCCCGAGGCCATGCTGATGGATCACGGCCAGCCCTGGTGGAACGCGCAGTCACCAGGAGGATGGACGCAGCTATCCGTGTGGCTGATGCGGCTGGGCATCCGGCTGTACTTCTCCGGAGTCCGCCACCCGCAGACCCAGGGTAAGGTGGAACGCTTCCACGGTGCCCTGGAGCGGGCACGGAGAAGGTGCGGGCCGATGGATACGCCGCCTGGCCAGTCATGGCTGGACCGCTTCCGGGAAGAGTACAACCATGTTCGTCCCCATGAAGCGCTGGACATGGAAACGCCAGCAGACCACTGGCACCCCAGCCAGCGAGAGTACACCGAACCACGTAACCCCGCGTATGCCCCGGATGCCGAAGTGCGCGAGCTCAACAGCAACGGAGCGCTCTGGCTGGACGGACGCAGCTGGCAGGTAGCCGGAGCCCTGGCTCATCAGCCTGTCCGTCTCGCTCGCATCGATCAACGCATCCTGATCTTCTACGGTGACACGCCCATCCGGGAACTCGACCTCACGGGGCAGGGTTCCACGATCGTGGAACCCTGCCCCGCAAACTCACTCAATCTGTAA
- a CDS encoding leucine-rich repeat domain-containing protein: MPADITINLWKQHLGAVPIAIWEQTDTTVLILADNDLTEISSRIGGMQRLRTLDLGHNQLASLPEEIGELAGLSDFLYLHDNRLTSLPSSIAALARLRYLNISENQLTVFPESICRMSGLLELRVTDNQLSQLPTSIGRMTQLRELHLRNNRLRTLPEEIAGCSELRQIDLRGNPIEALPDAIVQLPKLEKLDLRWVTIEEPAWLSDLEARGCLVYR; the protein is encoded by the coding sequence ATGCCCGCAGACATCACGATCAATCTCTGGAAGCAGCACCTTGGCGCCGTCCCGATAGCCATATGGGAACAGACGGATACTACCGTGTTGATTCTGGCCGACAACGATCTGACAGAGATCTCGTCGCGCATCGGCGGCATGCAGCGTCTGCGAACGTTGGACCTTGGGCACAACCAGCTTGCATCATTACCGGAAGAGATCGGAGAACTCGCCGGGCTTTCCGACTTTCTCTATCTTCACGACAACCGGCTGACGTCTTTGCCGTCTTCGATTGCTGCGCTTGCTCGACTGCGCTATCTGAACATCAGTGAGAATCAGCTCACGGTATTTCCCGAGAGCATCTGTCGGATGTCCGGCTTGCTGGAACTACGAGTGACAGACAATCAGCTCTCGCAACTCCCGACGTCGATCGGTAGAATGACGCAACTGCGGGAGCTTCATCTGAGGAATAACCGGCTGCGCACGCTTCCGGAGGAGATTGCTGGTTGCTCGGAGCTGCGGCAGATCGATCTTCGCGGGAATCCGATTGAAGCTCTTCCGGATGCGATTGTGCAACTTCCTAAATTGGAAAAGCTGGATCTGCGATGGGTGACGATTGAAGAACCTGCGTGGTTGAGTGATCTGGAAGCGCGTGGGTGTTTGGTTTATCGGTGA
- a CDS encoding ATP-binding protein, with product MIAQRRAEQVEIRIADDGVGLPPEWSLETCEGLGLSVTRERITTLHNGASSFSVTRRPTGGTEVEIVLPLRSVDGNERGNG from the coding sequence GTGATTGCACAACGCCGTGCAGAGCAGGTTGAGATCCGCATCGCCGATGATGGCGTCGGTCTGCCGCCGGAGTGGTCGCTGGAGACCTGCGAAGGCCTGGGGCTCTCCGTCACCCGCGAACGCATTACAACGCTGCATAACGGAGCCAGCAGTTTTTCCGTGACGCGCCGTCCCACCGGCGGAACCGAAGTAGAGATCGTGCTTCCGCTCCGGTCGGTGGATGGGAACGAACGAGGGAACGGATGA
- a CDS encoding LytR/AlgR family response regulator transcription factor, translating to MTSQPSERLRVLVVDDEAPARQRIVDLLKKDAQIEAVLEAGDGLAAVEAIEREALDLVFLDVQMPELDGLGVIEAIGAERMPLTIFVTAYDQHAIRAFEANALDYLLKPFSDERLEAAVCRAKTRHLERNMQALGMGMLRMVAAAGPSGRSIDRLVVKSAGVTRFLRVVEIDWIEAAGVYANLHVGGKEILYRASLNELAESLDAMRFIRVHRSAIVNIDSILELHSMSHGEFELVLKDGHRSRVSRTYRAELEKRLGQSL from the coding sequence ATGACGTCACAGCCTTCGGAACGGCTTCGCGTGCTTGTCGTCGACGATGAGGCTCCCGCGCGCCAGCGCATTGTCGATCTGCTGAAGAAAGATGCGCAGATCGAAGCGGTGCTTGAGGCAGGTGATGGCCTGGCAGCGGTAGAGGCAATCGAACGCGAGGCGCTCGATCTCGTCTTCCTCGATGTGCAGATGCCGGAGCTCGATGGGCTCGGCGTGATCGAAGCGATCGGCGCGGAGCGTATGCCGCTCACCATCTTTGTCACGGCATACGATCAGCACGCGATCCGCGCCTTTGAGGCCAACGCTCTCGACTATCTGCTCAAACCATTCAGCGATGAACGTCTGGAAGCGGCGGTCTGCCGCGCAAAGACTCGTCACCTGGAACGCAATATGCAGGCACTGGGAATGGGCATGCTGCGTATGGTCGCCGCCGCTGGGCCATCAGGACGCAGCATCGATCGCCTGGTGGTGAAGTCCGCGGGAGTAACGCGTTTTCTTCGTGTCGTTGAGATTGACTGGATTGAAGCGGCGGGGGTGTATGCCAATCTGCATGTGGGCGGGAAAGAGATTCTCTATCGTGCCAGTCTGAACGAACTTGCGGAGAGTCTGGATGCGATGCGGTTTATCCGTGTCCATCGGTCGGCGATTGTGAACATCGATAGCATTCTTGAGCTGCACTCGATGTCGCATGGTGAGTTTGAGCTGGTGTTGAAGGATGGCCATCGTTCTCGTGTGAGCCGGACGTATCGGGCGGAGTTGGAGAAGCGGTTGGGGCAATCGTTGTAG
- a CDS encoding alpha/beta fold hydrolase: protein MLVAANRFGASTVDAIAKQVGPAGIDIAYQRLGDPLAPAVLLIMGVAAQSIHWPDGFCNALLDCGLQVIRFDNRDAGLSTHFSDAAVPDLPAVLAGDLSSVSYTLSDMAADAIGLLDVLDIEKAHVVGASMGGQIAQTMAIEHPQRVHSLCSMMSTTGNMAVGQPAPEVLRDLFSGAPAETREQVIEQYLRAMRIVGSPGYPVDEGEVAARAGLAYDRSHDRVATARQAVATVASGDRTERLRLLQVPALVIHGPADRMCDVSGGRATADAISGAKLVLIEGMGHNLPPGLRLQLAAQITEFVWHVERVSLR, encoded by the coding sequence ATGCTAGTTGCGGCGAACAGGTTCGGGGCTTCCACGGTGGATGCGATCGCAAAGCAGGTTGGACCGGCGGGCATCGATATCGCCTACCAGCGGCTCGGCGATCCGCTGGCGCCTGCGGTGCTGCTGATCATGGGAGTTGCGGCACAGTCCATCCACTGGCCGGATGGCTTCTGCAATGCCCTGCTCGATTGCGGGCTGCAGGTGATCCGTTTCGACAACCGCGATGCCGGGCTCTCGACACACTTCAGCGACGCGGCGGTTCCCGATCTTCCCGCGGTGCTTGCCGGAGATCTGTCGTCGGTGTCCTACACACTCTCCGATATGGCCGCCGATGCGATAGGCCTGCTCGACGTACTGGATATCGAGAAGGCGCATGTCGTGGGTGCTTCAATGGGCGGACAAATTGCGCAGACGATGGCGATTGAGCATCCCCAGCGTGTCCACTCGCTGTGTTCGATGATGTCGACGACCGGCAACATGGCCGTAGGCCAGCCCGCTCCGGAGGTGTTGCGAGATCTGTTCTCCGGAGCTCCGGCGGAGACGCGCGAGCAGGTCATCGAGCAGTATCTGCGGGCGATGCGCATCGTCGGCTCGCCGGGATATCCAGTCGACGAAGGCGAGGTGGCCGCGCGTGCAGGCCTGGCCTATGACCGCTCACACGATCGAGTTGCCACCGCACGTCAGGCGGTGGCGACCGTTGCCTCGGGAGACAGGACAGAGCGGCTGCGGCTGCTCCAGGTTCCGGCGCTGGTGATTCACGGCCCGGCCGATCGTATGTGCGACGTCAGCGGAGGGCGCGCCACCGCCGATGCTATCTCGGGGGCAAAGCTCGTTCTGATCGAAGGGATGGGACATAATCTTCCGCCGGGGCTGCGGCTGCAGCTGGCCGCACAGATTACCGAGTTCGTCTGGCATGTGGAACGTGTCTCGCTGCGGTGA